In the genome of Neodiprion fabricii isolate iyNeoFabr1 chromosome 4, iyNeoFabr1.1, whole genome shotgun sequence, the window aaaaattccatcatTCCGATGATTTTGTAtgtggtgtttttttttttcctctatttgTCAAACGCACTTACTACCGAAAGGAATCAATTTCTGCTAAACATTTGTACGGTGCATTTCTGCAGAATACATCATATTGGATAATtcagaaaacaaataaaaaaaatacttctaCCGATGTTTTTGTCTTCatcgctaaaaaaaaataaaaaataaaaaataaagcatAAGTTAAAACTAACTTATGAATATGAAGGCTGATCTAAATACACAATATGctaattttattgttatttcacatattttgtTATCAACCCTTCAAGCAGGTTAATCTGGATCTAACGGTTTAGCGTGTAAAGCATTTGATGTTTTGAACAAGTGCGAGACAAGtgttaaataaaagaaaattgggaaatagaaaatcacTTCCACGATGCAACTGTTCAATAAACCAGCTCAAAAATCTGTGTGATaatcaaattaaaaagaacaaaatttaCTTGTCGATggtgaagagaaaataaaaaaataaaaactttaatTACACTGTAAATTGAAGCTAACAGGTCTTCGTTGtacatgaatatttttgttgttgttattcgCCCGAATTTGGTTGTTGATAGAATCGAATGGCCGGTTTTTCGCCGAGACGTACTTGGTCTGAATTTCATTGATACCAGTGACGGAAAAATTCGTCTCCAGCATCTTCATTTCCGGATATAATACATCATTAGTTTCGAAACGCTGGTCAGTTTCAGCGCCGGCAGTAATAAAACTCTCCCCATTATCTGCTGCACGATCGTAAAATGATTTTCTAACCGATGACGAGTTTCTTACCGGTGCTGGTCGCACTAGAATATCATCATCTGGAACGCTGTTTCTGCTTCTATCGGTACTGTTGCTGGCGGTGCTGCTGATCTCTTCGTTGTCTTCCTCTTCTTGTTCCTCTTCGCATTCTTCGAGTTCCGGTTCCTCCCTGAGATCTTCCATCGACTGATtgtaaagaacagaaaaatacATCAAGAATTCTTCAATGAAAACTCCaatatttcttcattattatGCAACCTCGGGATAAATGAgtttacatacgtataatgtataatcaaCAATCGTCAGAAgcgcagattttttttattatactcaTAAACTCTTAATTATCTCTGGGGTCTCATAATAATTACCCATATAAAATTATGAGTTATCTTGTGTTTTGCAACGGGCACGCGGCGATAGGATAGTTGTTGCAAGTtccgaaaattattatatttatctcCTTCGgttcttttctttcccttcGAGTTTTAAAAAGTGTGATGCATTCTTCATTCCAAATCTAATTTTCATACTTCATATTCGTgcattataataattcaataaatattacattctTGCAGAGCATGCACATTAATTTTTGTTGCTTGGCTTAGCTCCAATTCTTTTGCTAAAACTCTAAGAATGAAACATATATAAAACATTATACGCAATGTACAAGAAAATTTCTCGATCTTTAGGCTTGCatgaattttcttcaacgttAAAGTAACAAGCTGGCTAATAactaaagaaaataaaatccaaATGATATCAAACGGTGGTCTCATTGATTTTACTACCGTGAGAAATTGTAACTGTTCTCatttgtatgtgtatatatatatatttatatgattcACTCGACAACAATTCTTGATGGTTTTCAACATGTAGCAATTTAAGTACTTGagaatgacaataataatcataatacaATAACAGCTATaatacagtaataataataataaactggGAAATCTCAACGTGCATACATACATTGACATACGAGCAAATACGCGAAAGCCTTGCAagcgataataatataatttgtaattataaaaaattagtgTTTACGAATGGATTTGGTTTCGGAGATTTAAAGACCAGGGCGGTATTTACCCCGAGCAGTTCTTTCTTTTCGTGTTCCTcatctgctgaaaaaaaaaaattaaaagaataacaaatgtttatttatcaagaagaggaaaaagagaacGAGTATGCAATATAATCACCTTTGAAATGCGTTTTCTTGTCGTGCAACAAGTCGATTTTCGTATCGACATTTGGTATGGTTTTATAATCCTTTGTTGCCAATGGCTTGGCGTGATGTGTaccgttcaattttttctcatcctcCGTTTCGACGGTCTTAAAACCGACGGTTTTTACGGCTGTCGAGGTGGGAGGGACGGCCGGAACATCATAGGAATCGCCTTGCCACCTTGATTGCGAATTAGTTGCAATATCCTCGGCGTCTCTGGCTCTGTTCTGTCTGTCTTTATGGGCACTTCTACAAACCCCATAAATACAGCCCATCACCGCAGCAGCGAGGATAATGCACAGCGCAATAAAGACGTAAGTCCCTGCGCCCTGTTCCTTCTTCGTTTCGTCGGAGCGCTGGGATTTGTAAACAACGCGATCCGGAGGTTCCTCGACCCAAGCCTTATCTCGACCCTTAACACCATGAATTTATAagtttttcactaatttttttcattttttattttagattacgtaaaataaaattttaccgtgTCTTTTACCAACAACTCGCAGCCCATTTTCACTATAATTGTGAGCTACGAGCAGACTGCGTTAATAGTACATTATGTATCAAGGgaataatttacttttaatcGTGGGTTACATGTAGGACTTTATTCCCGCCTCAACTCTGGTAATATTATTGACTTAATAGTGTTTTCCTTTCATGTGCAAGTCTGATCTATCAGTCGGAAAactattcattttattattgcttgttatattatttattatttattatattattattgagagTTTATAAAAATGCAGAGAGATGTagttcaaaatgaaaaagaagacgGAAAACACGAAGAACTGAAAATTACTTTGTGAGAAATATAATCGTTTTGGTCCCGCTTTTCAGGTAAAAAATGTGAACATTATTTGACTCGAGAgtaaaagtatttttcaacactaattgaaatgaattttattggaataaatcgtttttcagtgtcttgaaaaattttaagtatacatatatacaccgTTCAGACGTTAtgtatcgttgaaattttcaaattttgacacctGCACTTTCggttaaaaaatgataaaaacatCTAGACTTGAGAGAAACAAAATTGTTACAATTTTCCCAGAGTTTTGGACTAATCAAATTGCTGTACGTTTTGGTTGACGAATTTGTCTAGAATTTAAAAACGCGAAACATCAAAAAAACTTGGTTGATAATTCATATGATTGAATCTGCGATACAAAACTTTTGGAAACTCAAGGCATCTTACAATTCGCACACTTTATCAGAGCAGTCATTTCAGTTGCAAATCAACTAATGACTTGATTCATTTAATCGACATGATTCAACTTGACCGATATCTGTGACTTCTgaattccgatttttttcaagcctGTAATATTCCAGTAGATTTTGCTCGTGATAGAATATGCAATTTAAGGAAATCAAGGTATTCTAGGACAATGCCCAGGCCATTATAAATTCGTAAATAAGTAATGTGTAGAATTACCACGCTATCGTTCCTTGGGGGTTCGAGACCTCTGGGTTGTACGTGAAAAGCGGCGCACTGAGCGCTTCGAACACCAGCTGGCATTGTGGCCCTGACAGTATCGCTACCAGTTTTGGTGAACAGCATGTATTCCTCGAGTGGTTTCATAACAGCGCCACCATTTATCGACACAACGACATCTGTAAAATAACATACAATATTGATATACACCGTAAGAAAAATCTGTCATTGATTTGCTATAGATCACAAATACTGATTCTTATAGTAGTGGCACATTTTGGTCAATTTCAACAccacggattttttttcagtgtgCACTGAGTTAGATATTTGTAAGGAAGTTTAAACTCTTCGCTTGGTCAACGGGGCTTTGAACGTACTGCTAAGACAACCGGTGTATCCCTTGTAAGCGGTGAATCTGGGATCTGTGGTGTTCAAACCGCCCAATTGTATTTCATTCGCTCCTCCAGGATTATCCAGATTTGACTCATTGTCCGCGGCGAAACTCAAAACTGGATTTGATAACGGAACCGCCTCCCTGTCGATCTATCGAGGAATATTCACATAAAAAAGACAAGGATAAAATCAGTTATTTACAGGATCTTATTTCTTCAACACTCCAATTCGAAGGGAGTGGAAATCGAAATAAGACATTTATCAACGAACCAGCAGCGTTGTCGTGTTATTATTTCTCTCGTAGTAAACACTGTGCCTTGCGCCATTCAAAAAGTTTCTGTCGTTGATGCGAACAGCGTAGGCAGAACCTTCTCTGTCCTCTTCGAATATCAGATGACCCTCGGATGTTAAAGCAACGAGTAAATAGTAGCTTCTTCTAAACAGAGATTaaggaaattcaaattttaataacgAAACGAGGAACCTCTGAATTACAGACTGATCACTTACTTGTTTTCAGTCTGCAGAAGCAACAGTGCCATAGTTCTTTGCCTCAAATCATTGCTGGAGAACGCCAATTGTATTTTTACCTGATTCACTTCGCCATCCAGGTCAAACTCCCTCTGAACAACGCTTTCACCGCTGAATTCGGCACCcttttctggaaaaaaaataaaaatttcgtgacCAAAGAAGCGAAGTAAAAGCAACAGCAGTTTCAACTCAAACAATCACTGGTTACTCACCTTCGGCACAATTCTCCCCAAAATACGAGGTGTGCTCACAATTACAAGACGACTCCTGTCTCCTGAAATCCTCCGTGCATATACCGAGATTCTTGCAGGGTGCAGCGTCGCATTTCATGTGACAATTCGCTATTAAGCCTTTGCTACCTTCTTGGTAAGCCTCGCTCGCCAATTGAGGCAAGGGGACCAAATACTCGCCGATCCTCAGACCCCGGAGACAGCCAACATATCCCTGGATCGCCTCACCTTTTTTACCAACTCTGAGTAAGTTGTCAGGATCAAAACCGCCGAGGTTCACCTGACCgaataacgataatttttagTATCCTTAAGGTTGCCGAAAGCGGAAAACGATTCCACAGCGTCACTTTGTGGTTTAAAATCACCTGAAAATAGCTGGTCGGTGGAGCCGGCGGTCTTTGGGGCGCGAGAACCTCTTTCTCAGGATTTATCCAAGGCTTGTTGGAGTACGAGTTCAGTAAAATTGGAACCGCGTCGAGAGTGACGTTGGCTTCATTAACATGAACAGTCGTGTTCTTTTCGGTTCTGATAATGGCTATTTGCACCGAATCGCCGGTACTAGCACCTAAAAAACAAATCAGCACTAGCACTAAACTTCTGGAAAATTATAAGCGATTGAAACTCCCAGATACTGTCATCCTCACCTGGATAATCGACGGTAACGTTTCTTATTTCATTACCAGAATTGAAAAGGTATACGATACTGGTCCCGTTCGAAATGTAAAGGTGCAAGAAATTGTTCAAATGATCATTCGCATACAGAATTAAAGAATTCGCATCGTACGTCCTAATGTTGATCAATATATTTTCCAGAAACATTCCCTTTAGCAGAAGTTTCTCCTCGTCATCTTCGTTAccgatataatttttcttcaccaaAGCCTCCGGTGACGTGAACGTCAGTGCAGCGTTATTTATATCTGTAACAAAACGATTACACATACagagatgaatttttcaaagttcttcTGTCACTTTATTTCCAACCAAACTTACTCGTTTCGCAATAGGTTCCCAGGTGTGCCCATTTGTTTTTGCAAACGCATTCAAAGTTGCTCCAAAGTTCAACGCATCTGGCACCATTTTGACATTTGTTCGGTTGACAGGAAGGCTTGCAATCCTTAATTATTTCGGAAAGATGAACGGACATGTAGCTGTGTATGTctaaaatttcaccatttaCAACCAAACCTCGAAAGCATCCGATAAGCCCCTGTCGTACGGAAGAGGTTTTGAGGTGTTCTCTGAAAATAGGAGTAAAGTCATATTTTACAATGTTTTCCGCATTCAAATTTCGGTAATTCCTTTCCATACAAAAATCACATACGCGGTCGCACCACCGATAAACATGGACCCTTCAAAAGGTCCAAACTCCTCCTCGGACAGTAAATCGACCATTTCAGAATCGGTGTTGATCATAAACCTGACATGATAGTCGTTATAATCAATCCAAATCTTTTGCCATTCTCCATTGTTGAGTTTTCTCCGGCTTTTAACCTCGATTTCACGGCACTGTCCAGTATTCAATGTGAAATTGAATGTCAATAGATAGTCCGATGTCAAAGCGACCATGAACGACGGATAGTTGCTCCTTATCGGTGGCTGATAGAGCAAGATTGCCTTTTCGCCTGTCGTTCGAAAACTGAAGGCTATGTCACCTTTCCGCCAACCTGGTACTTCGATGTAAGACTGCGACGTTGTGAAGGTAACGACATACTTCTGTGTGTCTATaagatttcaatttcacattaCCGTTGTGCATCGTAAGTCAGACTGTAATAAAATCCGATCCACTCACTTGTTTCGACGCACTCCAAAGGTCCCAGAGTAATTCTACCCCGAGCATCAACGTCCAAGTCACTTTGCTGGAGAAACACCAATTCTGTAATTCCCAACGATTCAGGAGTCTCGTAGTAACCTTCATCGGAAAGCCATTTACCGGCAGAAACGTCACAATTGCAACTGAGTTTGGGATTAACACATGTTCTGTTCACTGTtgaaatgtgagaaaaaaagttaacgACAAAAAACAACGTACTGTTTCCCGTATTAATCAACAATGCATTCAAACTTACTTCCGCAAGGACAAGAGCCGCGACTAACATTGCCAATGTAGTCGACAGTGACGCCTTTGGACCCCCGAAACCAAGTAGCACTGTGCAGTTCAACGGGCGCCTTGTAACAATCGTATTTGAGATATTGACTGCAGTACAACGAGTGAGATATCAACTCCTGTAGCATTTCGGCTGTGAATTCCCGGTACTTAATGCTGTACGAGAAGTCTTCCTTTTGGTCAATAGACCTGACGTCCACTTGAGAGGGAAGATTATGCTCGACGATGGTCTTCGTCGAGTCTTCGATGGACTGAAATTCGCACTTCACAAGCGCCGGGGGAAATCGACCGTTTCCGTCGATGTCGATTCGGTACACATCGTCCTTGGTGTATCCCAGAAGGGCTAATTCCTCGCAAGTTTTTCGATACTCGGCTGAAAGGATATGATGGTAAGACGAATAACAATGCGGGAGTTCACAGGACGACGTTAACTCTGATTTGACTCGTAGTCGACGTTTCCATTTCATTACCAAAATGGCAGTTTGTCCCTCTGTAACCGGTCTCTTTGCAGTCGCAAGTGATTCTGTCCACTTCTACGGAACATTTGCCACCGTGTTCGCACCTGTTCGGCCTCTTGCATGGATCTACGAACTGACAATTATCCAACGCAACCTCACCAACGACTCTCTCAGTGTTGACAACGTGCCTTGGTTCTATCCGATGATCGTTCACTCTGATTTCCCTCATGCAACCGACCAACCCTgtggtgataaaaatattagatAAACGGATAGaggctttgaaaaaaatattccgacCGAGATATACGCACCCATGTTAGTTTTACCACTGCCGATAATAACCCTGTCACCAAGTTCAAATGCCATGGCAAAAAGTTTGCTCTTTTTGTTTCTGTAATCAACTTGTAAACTCAATTCTCCTTTGGTGTAATTCAGTTCAACGGCATGCCAAGATGTATTATGAGGTGGAAAATGTACCGACGTTATGTGGGtgacattatttttcacgtcTGGAACGAGCTCAAAACGAATTTCATCGTTCACCAAACGAACCTACGAATCACAGTTACATGAttgtaaaaggaaaaaatgtcGCTATTTTACATACGGGTTAAAAATTACGCATCGGATAATATACCTCCCAGTAGCCAATTCCGTCGATGTTCTTGGTATCACTAGACGCCAGGACGGCCAGAGGCTTCGAGCttttgaaatcgaaattcaacTTCAAGGAGTTAGACTCAATATTCGGCCACCAAATGTGACTTCCAGCGAAAGGATATGTTATCGGTATCACCTCGACGTCAGCCTCATAATACTCGGGTTCCAATATCCCGATGTAATGGACCATCGGATTCGACCGTTTCAGTTCGTATATGATGGACTTGTCGTTGAAGAAAACGTACTTGAACGAGCCTGCGAAAGAGTCAGCGATAAATCGTCGATTAACCCAATGAGAATAGAAATTAAAGATACAGTTTCACCGTTAAGTACCTGCAAAGTTATTGTGAGAAACGAGTCCCTTTTTTTTGTGGAGCTCAGGTCCGCCTCCGATGTAAATTTCGGGATCAATGATCATGTTGTAATTCTCTCCGGGCACTTCAAGCACCTTCGACTCGTCGTTAAGACTTACAAATACCAAAGGTCCGTTGTGGTATATGGTCAAATTGTTCCAGTGGTTCGACGTCACGTCGTCGCCCATCACTGTTTGTATCTTTGAATCGTGGCCGAAATCCAGCTCGATGTTGACTGATCGGTTCTTTATCGATGCCGCGACGTAATGAGCGGTTCCCTCAATCTCTCCGGACGCGTAAAACAACGCCGAGTCGTCCCATCTGGTCTGTACACCAAGGATGAGAAACAAGAAATCAATTGGTGAATTAGCCGTTCATTGTCTATTTCTAACGATGCACTTAACATACCTTGAACGCGAGACTAATCCTATTCACGGAGGAATGCACCCGATCCTTCCAATCATATACtcgaaaagaaacgaaagacGAGCCTCTCAGTGTGAGAATGGTCGCagctagaaaaaaaattagatacctTTGAGTGTTATAGCAGCCGTAAAACAAAACTAACGCATCTACGTCAATTCGCTGAATCGCTTACTGTAAACGTCGCATCTTTCCCCTTCGTATTTCGTCCCGAAACAGTCGCAAGTCAAGCTGTTATAGTGATTTACACACTGACTACCAACGAAGCAGAGATTCTCCCGTGTTCTGCACCTGGATTTTTGAATCGTCGATTAACTCGCGAATTAGCCGATCAACTTACATTATACGTAATCAGCGTGTTTCACTCGTCTTACTTGTCCACACAACCCTCCTTGACGTTCTCATGTTTTGTGGCGATCAGAGGTCTTATGGGCAGCAAATCGCTCGCCGATTTGCCGGAACTCAATACCATGTCTCTGATGCACCCAACGAACGATTCAATTATATATTTCACACCGTGAAGCTTTTCCTCCGAGCTCAAACCTGCAATGAAACAAACACTTAAATACCAATTCGAAAATTCTCACCTACACTGATAAGAACCGACCAATAATAAGTACCTCCAATCAGTACGACGGAAGCCAACTCTTCGGAGACTCCGTAATTGACTTCGGCTTCGAGGACCTCGAGGTTCGTTTCCTCTTGCGTCTCATCGACTCTGGCGATGAGTTTAGCCCCGTGAACATCGATCCTTACTAACACACTGTGCCACTCGTCTCTGTTGAGACCTTCGCCAACGGTAAGGCTGGTCGATTTCTTTCCAAACACATGGACTACCTTGAGCTGGCCCTTTTCAACAATCACGTATAACGCGTAAGGATCCAGACTATCCGGCCGATCCTTGACACTGTGATAGACTAGTAGGCCGTGGGGTAAtttcgttcgaaatttgaacgatATCTCACGACACAGCCTGCAGAAACGATCAgattatttttaagaaaactCTCAATCCCCAAATGAGTAACGAGATTTTGAACTAACTGCAGGCCGACTGACCTTAGCTGAAAAGTTTTGATACCGCTTCCATCGATCTGAATGAATGTGTTGTTCTGGGCGAACATGAACGTCTTCTCGTGACCAGATTCCATGAAGGTAAGTTCCTGTGGCGATAAGAAATCGATTCGTCAGATACAGTGATCAAAGTGTCGCACATTAAATTCGGACGTACCTTTCCTCTCTTGTGCTTCGGAACAGGTGGCTTTGTGGGTTTCGGCGGTGAGAAAGTTGGCGGTGGGATTTTATTGGTAGTCGGCGACGGCGCGGCGGTGGTCGAAGTGCTGGTGGTGATGAAGATGCTGCCCTTCGTGACCATGTAGGGTGGCAGAGTGTCTGCAACAGGATACAAAAGTCCTTTACAACTGAACTCTAGTCCTCGCGTGTCGGAAACCCAAACCTAAATCACTCACGATCCGGACCACCGACGCAGTAGTGAAGACATTCGATTTCCGAGTCGAATCTGTTCTCGTTGCCGAGACAACCGCCGTACACGAAGGTCCTGCACTTCCCCCTGGCCTTGTTGAAGGTCCATTTGTGAATGTAGTACTTGCAGGGCCCGGGCTCCGTGCCGACGAGACAGCGGTCTGGGAGTGTCCGCTTTGGGATCGCAGTTGTGGCCTCGCTCACCTCGATCATTTCGGACTCCGCAGGGTCAGGCACGCTTCCGGAAGCGGGCAACGAAGGGTCGAGGACTAGGAGGACCCCCAGGACGCCTAGGAGCCTCAATATGGGCGACAACATCGTGATTCATCCGTTGAATTTCGGGCGAATCGACTGATTGACGCGTGCTGAAAACAGCGGACAATAAGAACGTTTCGAAGGATATGCTTCAACTGCAGTGCCGCAATGATCAGGGACAACGGGGACTGGTTTCAACAAAGGATTTTCACCGTACATTGGCCGCACGCGCAGCGGGAAGTCGTAAATTGTCAGATATTACGGAAACTATTAATAATTCATCAGCGATAGCCACCAGCTGCTCCCTAGGAATATAAGGTACACAAAGATTTTTATCTTCCTTCGGTACGGGGTGTCTGATCCTTTCTTTCAACCGTTCGTGGCGGCTTCGATACACCTCTATCCATTTGTATTCTTCAGGACGGAGGGACACTTGCGCACGTGCGGTGTTTCCGGTACGTTACATCTAcatcaaaatatatatacccGGCCATAAGTGTTTCCACAAAACTCTGAATAACTCCTGGCGTATGCGCTTGAAAGTTTGAGACTTCGTTCTGGTCGTTCAACAGTTATATTCACATCCTAGAAGCATCGAGATATACAACGtggaataattgaaattgtagaataagaaaagaataacagtcataataataattctttaaCTGTCAATTTGAACGACGATTTTCTCAAACTACCTACAGTGGAAACAAGAGAAGAGGGTACTTAGACCTTGGCTAGCATGGTATATAACATCATCGTCATTGACATGACTAATTCAGCTTCCTGAGGCAATTGCAGCGCGGAGTTTGAGACACCGGCCGGCGCACTGTTCTTTAGACGGTTCTGCGTAAGATTCAACCCTTACCAACGAGTCCTCAAGACTTCTTTGCAGAAAATTACTTGCGAATCAGTGACTGAATATCGATTTGCTATCCTAAAGCGATGATCGGTTAAAAATCTGCACAAAAAATTggagggaaaagaaaagaacacaACGACGATTCATAGAATCAAATCCGTCCGGACAATCATTAcagatgttttatttttcgttttcttaaaACTGGAATATAACACGATGAGGTTGCACTTGGCGTTTAAGGCGTCAATTGATGCCCACTTATACGAGACGCTTCTCATCCGCGGAAGTGCCAACGaatatatagtatattaaCCCGTTTAATTCGTTTAGCTGGAGACGTTCCTCTTTCTCAGCTTCCATACTCttcgtatattattatattattcaatatacatgcatatttcTCAGTTTCCGGATGACGAGTCAGTTAAACGATTTCCTCAATGATGAGTGTGATCTGGTGACATCATGTACCGGGCAAAATGATAACTCGGTGCATCGTCTTCTCGGAGGAAGAAATTGGCCATATTACCAGACCTTGATTCGGTTCTCGAAGAATTCATTGAAGTCAATTCTTAGCGTGATTATAAAACCGCCGTGCAAAGGGGATTCCCTGCACTGTTTCATTTGCTGCGATTCACCCGTAAAATTGCACAATTATCTGACAAATTTCGTGACACCCATGTAGAAAAAATCCTCGAACGCATATTTTGCCATCTATTCGCAATATGCTGCAAGAATGCAACGCAGAGCCATAAATCTAGTTTGAATATACTTTCGCGTCTCTTCGCTAATCAAGATTTCTATTATACCTATCACTGTCCAACCACGCGACCGTGTCAAGGCACGGTTGATGTTACATATAGCGCGTTGAAGTGACCTAGAGTTAAAGTAGTAGCTGTCACAAACACACCTGCAACAGTGTCATATGTGCAAAAGGGGTTTTCACCAGAGGTCA includes:
- the LOC124179709 gene encoding uncharacterized protein LOC124179709 isoform X5, encoding MLSPILRLLGVLGVLLVLDPSLPASGSVPDPAESEMIEVSEATTAIPKRTLPDRCLVGTEPGPCKYYIHKWTFNKARGKCRTFVYGGCLGNENRFDSEIECLHYCVGGPDHTLPPYMVTKGSIFITTSTSTTAAPSPTTNKIPPPTFSPPKPTKPPVPKHKRGKELTFMESGHEKTFMFAQNNTFIQIDGSGIKTFQLRLCREISFKFRTKLPHGLLVYHSVKDRPDSLDPYALYVIVEKGQLKVVHVFGKKSTSLTVGEGLNRDEWHSVLVRIDVHGAKLIARVDETQEETNLEVLEAEVNYGVSEELASVVLIGGLSSEEKLHGVKYIIESFVGCIRDMVLSSGKSASDLLPIRPLIATKHENVKEGCVDKCRTRENLCFVGSQCVNHYNSLTCDCFGTKYEGERCDVYTATILTLRGSSFVSFRVYDWKDRVHSSVNRISLAFKTRWDDSALFYASGEIEGTAHYVAASIKNRSVNIELDFGHDSKIQTVMGDDVTSNHWNNLTIYHNGPLVFVSLNDESKVLEVPGENYNMIIDPEIYIGGGPELHKKKGLVSHNNFAGSFKYVFFNDKSIIYELKRSNPMVHYIGILEPEYYEADVEVIPITYPFAGSHIWWPNIESNSLKLNFDFKSSKPLAVLASSDTKNIDGIGYWEVRLVNDEIRFELVPDVKNNVTHITSVHFPPHNTSWHAVELNYTKGELSLQVDYRNKKSKLFAMAFELGDRVIIGSGKTNMGLVGCMREIRVNDHRIEPRHVVNTERVVGEVALDNCQFVDPCKRPNRCEHGGKCSVEVDRITCDCKETGYRGTNCHFAEYRKTCEELALLGYTKDDVYRIDIDGNGRFPPALVKCEFQSIEDSTKTIVEHNLPSQVDVRSIDQKEDFSYSIKYREFTAEMLQELISHSLYCSQYLKYDCYKAPVELHSATWFRGSKGVTVDYIGNVSRGSCPCGMNRTCVNPKLSCNCDVSAGKWLSDEGYYETPESLGITELVFLQQSDLDVDARGRITLGPLECVETNTQKYVVTFTTSQSYIEVPGWRKGDIAFSFRTTGEKAILLYQPPIRSNYPSFMVALTSDYLLTFNFTLNTGQCREIEVKSRRKLNNGEWQKIWIDYNDYHVRFMINTDSEMVDLLSEEEFGPFEGSMFIGGATAEHLKTSSVRQGLIGCFRGLVVNGEILDIHSYMSVHLSEIIKDCKPSCQPNKCQNGARCVELWSNFECVCKNKWAHLGTYCETNINNAALTFTSPEALVKKNYIGNEDDEEKLLLKGMFLENILINIRTYDANSLILYANDHLNNFLHLYISNGTSIVYLFNSGNEIRNVTVDYPGASTGDSVQIAIIRTEKNTTVHVNEANVTLDAVPILLNSYSNKPWINPEKEVLAPQRPPAPPTSYFQVNLGGFDPDNLLRVGKKGEAIQGYVGCLRGLRIGEYLVPLPQLASEAYQEGSKGLIANCHMKCDAAPCKNLGICTEDFRRQESSCNCEHTSYFGENCAEEKGAEFSGESVVQREFDLDGEVNQVKIQLAFSSNDLRQRTMALLLLQTENKRSYYLLVALTSEGHLIFEEDREGSAYAVRINDRNFLNGARHSVYYERNNNTTTLLIDREAVPLSNPVLSFAADNESNLDNPGGANEIQLGGLNTTDPRFTAYKGYTGCLSNVVVSINGGAVMKPLEEYMLFTKTGSDTVRATMPAGVRSAQCAAFHVQPRGLEPPRNDSVGRDKAWVEEPPDRVVYKSQRSDETKKEQGAGTYVFIALCIILAAAVMGCIYGVCRSAHKDRQNRARDAEDIATNSQSRWQGDSYDVPAVPPTSTAVKTVGFKTVETEDEKKLNGTHHAKPLATKDYKTIPNVDTKIDLLHDKKTHFKDEEHEKKELLGSMEDLREEPELEECEEEQEEEDNEEISSTASNSTDRSRNSVPDDDILVRPAPVRNSSSVRKSFYDRAADNGESFITAGAETDQRFETNDVLYPEMKMLETNFSVTGINEIQTKYVSAKNRPFDSINNQIRANNNNKNIHVQRRPVSFNLQYDSREGKL